A stretch of Paraburkholderia phenazinium DNA encodes these proteins:
- a CDS encoding beta-ketoacyl synthase chain length factor codes for MSATKPDTGFIEPMVRRRLSSLSKAALKVAHDCTDGKQAIRMVFASRHGELRRTTDILRNITAAEQVSPNAFSLSVLNAMSGIFGIARGDRSPATAISAGPESLGYALLEAYAQHMQQPSPPVLVVYADEPADAVYGNVADEIQEGALAILVDADTAQGHLECAVSGMDEANGADPRLSTQSEALVRCLDSRQPAAWQSANVSWQWRWHGRTA; via the coding sequence ATGTCCGCGACGAAACCCGATACAGGTTTTATTGAGCCGATGGTGCGTCGACGCCTGAGCTCCCTGTCAAAGGCGGCGCTCAAGGTAGCGCACGACTGTACGGACGGGAAACAGGCCATACGCATGGTGTTCGCATCGCGACACGGGGAGTTGCGGCGCACCACCGACATCCTGCGCAACATCACCGCGGCCGAGCAGGTCTCGCCGAACGCCTTCAGCCTGTCTGTCCTGAACGCCATGTCCGGCATCTTCGGCATTGCGCGCGGCGACCGCTCGCCCGCGACGGCCATCTCGGCTGGCCCGGAATCGCTAGGCTACGCGTTGCTCGAAGCCTACGCGCAACACATGCAGCAGCCCTCGCCGCCAGTGCTGGTCGTCTATGCCGACGAGCCCGCCGATGCGGTGTACGGCAACGTCGCGGACGAAATCCAGGAAGGCGCCCTCGCAATCCTGGTCGACGCAGACACCGCCCAAGGTCACCTGGAATGCGCCGTCAGCGGAATGGACGAGGCAAACGGGGCCGATCCGCGCCTTTCCACACAAAGCGAGGCGCTTGTCCGCTGCCTCGACTCCCGCCAGCCCGCAGCGTGGCAAAGCGCGAACGTCAGCTGGCAATGGAGA
- a CDS encoding dihydrodipicolinate synthase family protein: MDSSRTSEPRIAGIYPILYAYFDRHNQLDREAMRRQMQAVVGARAPGVAVLGLATEVNKLSRVEREQVIQWAIEDSGGALPLAVTVSGTSVEAQRELARFAAAQGASWLILQPPSLPPGTAPQPETFYFDFFATVMDGFDVPMGIQNAPEYLGVGLSPDSLERLAVRCPNFQLLKGEGPSIVLAETIARVGHLMPVLNGRGGLELLDNLRAGCAGMIVAPDCFDWQQRVYEAFANGDVARAETLYREVLPGIVFVMQSLDTLICYGKRIAAWRMDFEVQHDRDTKLLPSRFGLETARRFAHTLGPLP; the protein is encoded by the coding sequence ATGGACTCGTCCCGCACCAGCGAACCTCGAATCGCAGGCATCTATCCGATTCTCTACGCGTATTTCGATCGTCACAACCAGCTCGATCGGGAAGCCATGCGCAGACAGATGCAAGCTGTCGTCGGGGCCCGTGCGCCCGGCGTCGCCGTGTTGGGACTGGCGACCGAGGTCAACAAGCTCTCGCGCGTCGAACGCGAGCAGGTCATCCAGTGGGCGATTGAAGATAGCGGCGGCGCGTTGCCGCTCGCGGTGACTGTCAGCGGCACCTCGGTCGAGGCTCAACGCGAACTGGCCCGCTTCGCTGCCGCGCAAGGCGCAAGCTGGCTTATCCTGCAGCCGCCCTCGTTGCCGCCGGGCACCGCGCCTCAACCTGAGACTTTCTATTTCGATTTTTTCGCTACCGTGATGGACGGCTTCGACGTACCCATGGGCATCCAGAACGCTCCCGAATATCTCGGCGTGGGACTCTCGCCCGATAGTCTCGAACGACTCGCCGTGCGATGTCCGAACTTCCAGCTGCTCAAAGGCGAAGGGCCGTCGATCGTGCTCGCGGAGACCATTGCACGCGTCGGCCATCTGATGCCGGTACTGAACGGGCGCGGCGGCCTGGAGTTGCTCGACAATCTGCGCGCCGGCTGCGCCGGCATGATCGTGGCGCCGGACTGCTTCGACTGGCAACAACGTGTCTACGAAGCATTTGCGAACGGCGATGTGGCTCGCGCTGAGACGCTGTATCGCGAGGTGCTGCCCGGCATCGTATTCGTGATGCAGTCGCTCGATACACTGATCTGCTACGGCAAACGGATTGCCGCGTGGCGCATGGATTTCGAGGTACAGCACGATCGCGACACGAAGTTGCTGCCGAGCCGCTTCGGTCTCGAAACAGCTCGGCGCTTTGCGCATACGCTCGGGCCGTTGCCGTGA
- a CDS encoding GlxA family transcriptional regulator: MPTVAVAIFPGVQALDVAGPVDVFSEANLFLPPEAHYHVTLVSAEPGTLRASNGMTLVADRTFEQAEQGFDLALVAGGPALPEHEPEPRLTAWITTVAARCKRYGSICTGAFALGHAGLLDERSVTTHWQHAAQLAAQFPHARVDFDRIYLRDEQLVTSAGVTAGIDLSLALVAEDHGPRTALAVAKRLVVFAQRQGGQSQFSPYLTAPADETSAVAKVQAHVMDHIGENFTVKRLADVAGMSARNFARVFVQETGVTPHEFVERARVDAARKLLESSPAALKAIAYDCGFGTADRMRIVFMRRIGATPMQYRERFRSA, translated from the coding sequence ATGCCAACCGTCGCCGTCGCGATCTTCCCCGGTGTGCAAGCGCTCGACGTCGCGGGACCCGTGGATGTCTTTTCGGAAGCCAACCTGTTTCTTCCCCCCGAAGCGCATTACCACGTGACCTTGGTCAGCGCCGAGCCAGGTACGTTGCGCGCCTCCAATGGTATGACGCTGGTCGCAGATCGGACCTTCGAGCAGGCCGAGCAAGGCTTCGACCTGGCACTGGTGGCCGGCGGCCCCGCGCTGCCCGAGCACGAGCCCGAGCCGCGCCTGACCGCCTGGATTACCACCGTCGCCGCGCGCTGCAAGCGCTACGGGTCGATCTGCACGGGTGCCTTCGCGCTCGGCCACGCAGGCTTGCTGGACGAACGCAGCGTGACCACCCACTGGCAACACGCCGCGCAACTGGCCGCGCAATTTCCTCACGCACGCGTCGACTTCGACCGCATCTATCTGCGTGACGAACAGCTCGTCACGTCCGCGGGCGTGACGGCCGGCATCGATCTCTCGCTTGCGCTCGTCGCCGAGGATCACGGGCCACGCACCGCTCTCGCAGTCGCCAAGCGCCTCGTCGTATTTGCCCAGCGCCAAGGGGGTCAATCGCAGTTCAGTCCGTATCTGACCGCGCCTGCGGATGAAACATCGGCGGTTGCCAAAGTGCAGGCGCACGTTATGGACCATATCGGCGAAAACTTCACGGTGAAACGACTCGCGGACGTCGCGGGTATGAGCGCGCGCAATTTCGCCCGCGTCTTCGTGCAGGAGACCGGCGTGACGCCACATGAATTTGTCGAGCGCGCACGGGTGGACGCGGCGCGCAAACTGCTCGAGAGCAGCCCGGCGGCGCTTAAGGCGATTGCCTACGACTGCGGCTTCGGCACCGCCGACCGCATGCGCATCGTGTTCATGCGGCGCATCGGCGCTACGCCCATGCAGTATCGGGAGCGCTTCCGCTCGGCGTGA
- a CDS encoding OmpA family protein — protein MTFLKSKPVEDRARSSRQRASYSRVMVRTLIAAAALAATAPAAFAQVVLVPIPAPVREYAPPPRPGYMWHHGYWQWEHGRYVWVTGGWVTQPRVAYGVYPATVQPAPEPPPPPRVERLSADALFPFDRGDVNDIRPAGLQDLSQIAARLRANPFGHVEVRGYTDRLGSDSYNMELSRRRAEAVKAVLVQQGVPAQKIRADGLGSQDPVTQCGNMDNADLVRCLQPDRRVEIVTYVRG, from the coding sequence ATGACGTTCCTAAAATCAAAACCGGTCGAAGACCGCGCGCGCTCCTCCCGTCAACGGGCCTCATATTCACGCGTGATGGTACGCACGCTGATCGCTGCCGCGGCGCTCGCCGCAACGGCGCCAGCCGCTTTCGCACAGGTCGTGCTCGTGCCGATTCCTGCTCCGGTTCGCGAATATGCTCCGCCGCCCCGCCCTGGATATATGTGGCACCACGGCTACTGGCAGTGGGAACATGGCCGTTATGTGTGGGTTACCGGTGGGTGGGTCACACAACCGCGTGTTGCCTATGGTGTGTATCCGGCAACGGTGCAACCCGCGCCTGAGCCGCCCCCGCCGCCGCGCGTCGAGCGTCTGTCTGCGGACGCGCTGTTTCCTTTCGACCGGGGTGATGTCAACGACATTCGCCCCGCGGGTCTGCAAGACCTCTCGCAAATCGCGGCACGACTGCGTGCGAATCCTTTCGGTCACGTCGAGGTACGCGGCTATACCGACCGGCTCGGGTCCGATTCCTACAACATGGAGCTATCCAGAAGGCGAGCCGAAGCAGTCAAGGCGGTACTGGTCCAGCAAGGTGTGCCGGCGCAGAAGATTCGCGCCGACGGACTCGGCAGCCAGGACCCCGTGACCCAATGCGGCAATATGGATAACGCGGATCTGGTTCGATGCCTGCAACCGGATCGTCGCGTGGAGATCGTCACGTACGTGCGAGGCTAG
- a CDS encoding IlvD/Edd family dehydratase: MNSPTRKPLRSQAWFGKADKDGFIHRSWMKNQGLPHHLFDGRPVIGICNTWSELTPCNAHFRELAEYVKKGVYEAGGFPVEFPVMSLGESNLRPTAMLFRNLASMDVEESIRGNPIDGVILLCGCDKTTPALLMGAASCNLPTLAVSGGPMLNGRYRGQTIGSGTGVWQMSEQVRAGTMNMEQFIEAESCMNRSRGHCMTMGTASTMASMVEALGMGLPHNAAIPAVDARRQVLAHMAGRRIVEMVNEDLTMDKILTRAAFENAIRANAAIGGSTNAVVHLLAIAGRIGVDLTLEDWEYGSDVPCLVNLQPSGEFLMEDFYYAGGLPAVLRELGQAELLHRDALTVNGRTIWDNVSQAECFDRKVIFPIEEPFKAKAGIAVLKGNLAPDGAVIKPSAATAALLQHRGRAVVFESVEDLHARINDDNLDIDASCVMVLKGAGPKGYPGFAEVGNMPLPPKVLKQGITDMVRISDGRMSGTAYGAVVLHVAPEAAAGGTLALVQDGDMIELDVTGRRLHLDVDDAELARRKAAWQAPPSPERGWYKLYVNSVQQANLGADLEFLVGSSGAAVPRDSH, from the coding sequence GTGAACAGTCCCACCAGAAAACCTCTGCGCAGCCAGGCCTGGTTTGGCAAAGCCGATAAGGATGGCTTCATTCACCGCTCGTGGATGAAAAACCAGGGACTGCCACACCATCTGTTCGACGGCCGGCCGGTAATCGGCATCTGCAATACGTGGTCGGAACTCACACCCTGCAATGCCCACTTTCGGGAACTGGCCGAGTACGTCAAGAAGGGCGTCTACGAGGCGGGGGGATTTCCGGTGGAGTTTCCGGTCATGTCGCTGGGCGAGTCGAACCTGCGGCCCACGGCGATGCTGTTTCGCAATCTGGCTTCGATGGATGTCGAAGAGTCGATTCGCGGCAATCCGATCGACGGCGTGATTCTGCTATGCGGCTGCGACAAGACCACGCCTGCGCTGCTGATGGGCGCAGCGTCGTGCAATCTGCCGACCCTTGCCGTCTCGGGCGGTCCGATGCTAAACGGCCGCTATCGCGGCCAGACAATCGGCTCGGGCACCGGCGTGTGGCAAATGTCCGAGCAGGTTCGCGCCGGTACGATGAACATGGAGCAGTTCATTGAGGCAGAAAGCTGCATGAACCGTTCGCGCGGCCACTGCATGACCATGGGCACAGCCTCGACCATGGCCAGCATGGTCGAGGCGCTCGGCATGGGATTGCCGCACAACGCCGCCATTCCCGCCGTCGATGCGCGCCGCCAGGTCCTGGCTCACATGGCGGGGCGCCGCATCGTAGAGATGGTCAACGAAGACCTCACGATGGACAAAATCCTGACGCGTGCGGCCTTTGAAAACGCGATTCGCGCCAACGCCGCGATCGGCGGTTCGACCAATGCCGTGGTTCACCTGCTGGCGATTGCCGGACGCATCGGCGTCGACCTGACGCTGGAAGACTGGGAATACGGCTCCGATGTGCCCTGCCTCGTGAACCTGCAGCCGTCGGGCGAGTTCCTGATGGAAGATTTTTATTACGCTGGCGGTTTGCCTGCGGTGCTGCGCGAACTGGGCCAAGCGGAGTTGCTTCATCGCGATGCCTTGACCGTGAACGGCCGCACGATCTGGGACAACGTGAGCCAGGCTGAATGCTTCGACCGCAAGGTCATTTTCCCGATTGAGGAACCGTTCAAAGCGAAGGCGGGGATCGCGGTGCTAAAGGGAAACCTGGCGCCCGACGGCGCTGTGATCAAACCGTCGGCGGCAACGGCGGCGCTGCTGCAGCACCGAGGCCGCGCGGTGGTATTCGAAAGCGTTGAAGATCTGCACGCACGGATCAACGACGACAACCTCGATATCGACGCCAGTTGCGTCATGGTGCTCAAAGGCGCAGGACCGAAGGGCTACCCGGGCTTTGCCGAAGTCGGCAACATGCCGCTGCCGCCCAAGGTGTTGAAGCAGGGCATTACGGACATGGTGCGCATCTCGGATGGCCGCATGAGCGGCACGGCCTACGGCGCGGTAGTCTTGCACGTCGCCCCGGAGGCGGCCGCGGGCGGTACGCTGGCACTCGTGCAGGACGGCGACATGATCGAACTCGACGTAACGGGACGCCGACTCCATCTCGATGTGGACGACGCCGAGCTGGCGCGTCGCAAGGCGGCCTGGCAAGCGCCGCCGTCACCTGAGCGCGGCTGGTACAAGCTGTACGTGAATAGCGTCCAGCAGGCCAACCTCGGTGCCGATCTGGAATTTCTCGTCGGCTCGAGCGGCGCAGCCGTGCCGCGCGATTCTCATTGA
- a CDS encoding polysaccharide deacetylase family protein, with amino-acid sequence MTEPVSRVPLGLDTTSSRRWPVTGHPNALKLTAAWHAAALAGCALAPSSWPWWLAGTAINHAAVTAAGLWPRSSVLGPNWTRLPEVAGNANSIALTIDDGPDPVVTPQVLDLLDRHGVRATFFCIGTLARRYPSLTREIVARGHAVENHSQTHRHTFSVKGPIALAREVAAAQRTLTELTGERPLFFRAPAGLRNVLLEPVLQAFDLRLVAWTKRGFDTRETDPVRVQQRLLDSLAARDILLVHDGNAATAANGQPVLLSVLPHVIEAARQQGLRFITLRQAFTSE; translated from the coding sequence ATGACCGAGCCCGTCTCGCGGGTGCCCCTCGGATTGGACACGACGTCCTCACGTCGCTGGCCTGTCACAGGCCACCCCAATGCATTGAAGCTGACCGCCGCCTGGCATGCCGCCGCGCTGGCCGGTTGTGCACTCGCGCCGTCATCATGGCCGTGGTGGCTTGCGGGCACCGCCATCAACCATGCCGCTGTCACGGCGGCGGGACTATGGCCGCGCTCATCGGTGCTCGGGCCAAACTGGACCCGGTTGCCGGAGGTCGCAGGCAACGCCAACTCCATCGCGCTGACCATCGACGATGGCCCGGACCCCGTCGTCACCCCGCAAGTACTCGATCTGCTCGATCGACATGGCGTTCGCGCCACATTCTTCTGCATCGGTACGCTGGCCCGCCGTTATCCGTCGCTCACCCGCGAGATCGTGGCGCGCGGTCACGCAGTGGAAAATCATTCGCAGACGCACCGTCACACGTTCTCGGTAAAAGGTCCAATCGCACTGGCCCGGGAAGTGGCAGCGGCACAACGCACGCTGACCGAGCTCACCGGCGAGCGCCCGCTATTCTTCCGTGCGCCGGCGGGTCTGCGCAACGTCCTTCTCGAACCGGTGCTGCAGGCCTTCGATCTGCGCCTCGTGGCCTGGACGAAACGCGGCTTCGACACCCGCGAAACGGATCCCGTGCGGGTCCAGCAACGCTTGCTTGACAGTCTCGCGGCGCGCGACATCCTTCTCGTGCACGACGGCAATGCCGCGACCGCCGCTAACGGCCAGCCTGTTCTGCTCTCTGTCCTGCCTCATGTGATTGAAGCGGCCAGGCAACAAGGGCTTCGCTTTATCACATTACGTCAGGCTTTCACCTCCGAGTAA
- a CDS encoding HigA family addiction module antitoxin: MSKMFNPPHPAAILREDILPALNLTVTEAAEQLGVSRVTLSRLLNERGGITPEMALRIEQWLGVERGGRADLWLGMQLDYDLWHARKHAPKKIKRAPAVAAA, from the coding sequence ATGTCCAAAATGTTCAATCCGCCGCATCCCGCGGCCATCCTTCGCGAAGACATTCTGCCCGCCCTGAACCTGACGGTGACCGAGGCAGCGGAGCAACTCGGAGTCTCCCGGGTGACCCTGTCCCGTCTTCTCAATGAGCGCGGCGGGATCACGCCGGAGATGGCTCTGCGCATAGAACAATGGCTCGGCGTCGAGCGTGGAGGTCGCGCCGATTTGTGGCTCGGCATGCAGCTAGATTACGATCTTTGGCACGCGCGCAAGCATGCCCCCAAGAAGATCAAACGTGCGCCAGCGGTAGCAGCAGCCTAG
- a CDS encoding GntR family transcriptional regulator — protein MQNSEFDADTASSPLMPKVERQRLHDTVVEHIRRFIVEGVLEPGKKLNERELCETLGISRTPLREALKVLAAEGLIEIWPNRGASVSKMSEAELRETFELMSGLEAFSGELAAERITAAELAEIKALHYAMLACRAQNDLAGYYSRNQAIHDKINEAARNGALRQTYISVNRRLQALRFRSNFQIPKWDRAVHDHGEMLEALEARDGKRLSAILRQHLLDKRDAVLQVQSQEDVAASPLKA, from the coding sequence ATGCAAAATTCGGAATTTGACGCGGATACCGCCAGCAGCCCGCTGATGCCGAAGGTTGAGCGGCAACGGTTGCATGACACCGTAGTTGAGCACATTCGGCGCTTTATCGTCGAAGGCGTACTGGAGCCGGGCAAGAAGCTTAATGAGCGCGAGCTGTGCGAGACGCTTGGCATTTCGCGCACGCCGTTGCGCGAAGCGCTGAAGGTGCTCGCGGCAGAAGGGCTGATCGAGATCTGGCCGAACCGCGGCGCGTCGGTGTCGAAGATGTCGGAGGCGGAGTTGCGCGAGACCTTTGAGCTGATGAGCGGGCTCGAAGCGTTCTCGGGCGAGCTGGCGGCCGAACGTATCACCGCGGCAGAGCTGGCTGAGATCAAGGCGTTGCATTACGCGATGCTGGCGTGTCGCGCGCAGAACGATCTGGCGGGGTACTACAGCCGCAATCAGGCGATTCACGACAAGATCAACGAAGCGGCGCGCAATGGGGCGTTGCGGCAGACTTATATTTCGGTGAACCGACGGTTGCAGGCGCTGCGGTTTCGGTCGAACTTTCAGATTCCGAAGTGGGATCGCGCGGTTCACGATCACGGCGAGATGCTCGAGGCACTCGAAGCGCGCGACGGTAAAAGGCTGAGCGCGATCTTGCGGCAGCACTTGCTGGACAAGCGCGATGCGGTACTGCAGGTGCAGTCGCAGGAGGATGTGGCGGCTTCGCCGCTGAAGGCTTGA
- a CDS encoding SDR family oxidoreductase, whose amino-acid sequence MTTSITRAIVTGHTRGVGAALAEQLLSRDIAVLGLSRSRNIALAQRFPQTLEEIEVDLADPSRVAQWLAGDALSRFVDGAHSVLLFNNAGTVQPVGPIDTQDAGAIASAVGLNVATPLMLASAVAKVSVAASDRRIAHISSGAARNAYPGWSIYCATKAALDHHARAVVLDTNRALRICSVAPGVIDTDMQAEIRGSGKEQFPLRERFEELKRNGQLSTPAACATQLIDFVLSDAFGETPVADIRDLTQRS is encoded by the coding sequence ATGACCACATCCATTACTCGCGCCATCGTTACTGGCCATACACGTGGCGTCGGAGCTGCGCTTGCCGAACAGCTGTTGTCGCGCGACATAGCCGTGCTGGGACTTTCGCGTTCGCGCAACATAGCACTCGCGCAACGTTTCCCGCAGACACTCGAAGAAATCGAAGTCGATCTGGCCGATCCTTCGCGAGTCGCGCAATGGCTCGCTGGCGACGCGCTGAGCCGCTTCGTCGACGGTGCGCACAGCGTGCTGCTCTTCAACAATGCCGGTACGGTGCAGCCGGTGGGTCCCATCGACACGCAGGACGCCGGCGCAATCGCCAGCGCGGTAGGCCTGAACGTGGCGACACCATTGATGCTCGCGAGCGCTGTCGCCAAAGTAAGCGTGGCAGCAAGCGACCGGCGGATCGCGCATATCTCGAGCGGTGCGGCGCGCAACGCCTATCCGGGCTGGAGCATCTACTGCGCGACCAAAGCCGCGCTGGATCACCACGCACGCGCAGTCGTTCTCGACACCAATCGCGCACTACGTATCTGCAGCGTCGCGCCGGGCGTGATCGATACCGACATGCAAGCGGAAATTCGCGGCAGCGGCAAAGAGCAATTCCCGTTGCGCGAACGATTCGAAGAACTTAAACGCAACGGCCAGCTGTCTACACCTGCGGCGTGCGCTACCCAGTTGATCGACTTCGTCTTGAGCGATGCGTTTGGAGAAACGCCCGTCGCGGATATCCGCGACTTGACCCAGCGCAGTTGA